One Aulosira sp. FACHB-615 genomic window carries:
- a CDS encoding HIT family protein: MQQQKNQFSHLTAIERTYLSFPAKFLLNQNLLRGKILDFGCGFGNDVKLLREQGFDITGYDPYYLPDYPHGKFDTIICFYVLNVLFAEEQANVLMEVSHLLKPGGKAYYVVRRDIKKQGFREHYVHKKPTYQCIVKLPFHSIYLDESREVYEYTHYNYQRNSSNNCIFCNPYKNLKLLTESATAYAIFDGYPVSKGHVLVIPKRHVSNYFELPFKEQSACWWMVNKVQEMLKTEFTPDGFNVGMNINREAGQNIMHASIHIIPRYQGDNMGVKSGIRNVIPKKSNLK, translated from the coding sequence ATGCAGCAGCAAAAAAATCAATTCAGTCATCTTACAGCCATAGAAAGAACATACCTTTCATTTCCAGCAAAATTTCTCTTAAATCAAAACCTACTGCGAGGTAAAATACTAGACTTTGGCTGTGGTTTTGGTAACGATGTGAAATTGTTACGCGAACAAGGTTTTGATATTACAGGATATGATCCTTATTATTTACCTGATTATCCTCATGGAAAATTTGATACAATAATTTGTTTTTATGTCTTAAATGTCTTGTTTGCGGAAGAACAAGCTAATGTGTTAATGGAAGTATCTCATCTGTTAAAACCAGGTGGTAAAGCTTATTATGTCGTCAGAAGAGATATTAAAAAACAAGGTTTTAGAGAACATTATGTTCATAAAAAACCAACTTATCAATGTATAGTTAAGCTACCGTTTCATTCTATTTATTTAGATGAAAGCCGAGAAGTATATGAATATACTCACTATAACTACCAAAGAAATTCCTCGAATAATTGTATATTCTGCAATCCCTATAAAAATTTAAAGCTATTAACAGAATCAGCAACAGCTTATGCAATCTTCGATGGTTATCCTGTAAGCAAAGGTCATGTTTTAGTAATTCCTAAACGCCATGTAAGTAATTATTTTGAATTACCATTTAAAGAACAATCTGCTTGTTGGTGGATGGTGAATAAGGTTCAAGAGATGCTCAAAACAGAATTTACACCTGATGGTTTTAATGTAGGCATGAATATTAATCGAGAAGCTGGACAAAATATTATGCACGCCAGTATTCATATCATACCTCGTTATCAAGGTGATAATATGGGTGTTAAAAGTGGTATTAGGAATGTGATACCTAAAAAAAGTAATTTAAAATAG
- a CDS encoding 2OG-Fe(II) oxygenase: MHLLLPKIQKRIFKKIYQFPFIKHQNDVAYQEAVNQHQPNLPTISKDDLELVDKIHHEGVSITSLDALGITPNNQILQTAKHLSSQIEPDINSIHNQYVIHASLQQIMQHSEIFLWGLEQRLLNITEHYLGLPVAYHGTYFRRDIANKLEQGSRRWHLDPEDRKVLKIIIYVNDVSESQGPFQYIPLSFTEKIVQSLKYTYGYISNQTMQQIIPPDNYKSCIGSAGTVIFAGTGSIFHRGKPPETSDRFTIFFDYTSRRKRELFYINNTLPRQDLLQLSQNLNMRQKQCLFWQDYLF; this comes from the coding sequence ATGCACTTGCTATTACCTAAAATCCAAAAAAGAATCTTTAAAAAAATTTATCAATTTCCTTTTATAAAACATCAAAATGATGTTGCTTATCAGGAGGCAGTCAATCAACATCAACCCAATTTACCTACAATCTCAAAAGATGATTTAGAACTAGTTGACAAAATTCATCATGAAGGGGTTTCAATTACTTCTTTAGATGCTTTAGGAATTACACCTAATAATCAAATCCTGCAAACAGCCAAACATCTTTCTTCTCAAATAGAACCAGATATTAATAGTATTCATAATCAATATGTTATTCATGCCAGTCTACAACAAATCATGCAACATTCTGAAATTTTTTTATGGGGATTAGAACAACGTTTACTGAATATCACTGAGCATTATCTTGGCTTACCAGTCGCCTATCACGGTACATATTTTCGCCGAGATATCGCCAATAAATTAGAGCAAGGTTCCCGACGCTGGCATTTAGATCCCGAAGACCGCAAAGTATTAAAAATTATCATTTATGTTAATGATGTTTCTGAAAGTCAGGGGCCTTTTCAATATATACCCCTATCTTTTACAGAAAAGATAGTTCAATCTTTAAAATATACCTACGGCTATATTTCCAATCAAACAATGCAACAAATTATTCCACCAGATAATTATAAATCTTGTATAGGAAGTGCTGGTACAGTCATTTTTGCAGGGACAGGTAGCATTTTCCATAGAGGCAAACCCCCAGAAACTTCCGACAGATTCACGATATTCTTTGATTACACTTCTCGCCGAAAACGAGAGCTATTTTACATTAATAATACTTTGCCACGTCAAGATTTACTGCAACTCTCACAAAACCTGAATATGCGACAAAAACAATGCCTATTTTGGCAAGATTACCTATTTTAA
- a CDS encoding caspase, EACC1-associated type has translation MAKKIALLIGVSQYGEGIPSLSAALNDVAAMERVLQNPNLGGFEQVERLLNPDAIAMRTAIEKLFKEASRDDLVLFFFSGHGITNDEGHLYLTTRNTVKDYFKSTSVDANFIQQESKNCRAKRQVLILDACYSGAFAQGWRAKSVGVNLRQQLGAEGRVVLTSSSATQQSFEQEGSTLSLYTQYLVEGIETGAADKDNSGSIFIHELHDYAKAKVQAAKPNMTPSIILDREGFNIIIANALKSSEAQYRKQVEKYAQNGVLSEFAYLILKPKRTTFGLTDETAEQIETEVLEPFHRRLANIALYKQAFAKAVEKKYPLDDHTLKILKDYQQDILGLMDEDVVPIELEITSVRATEEQKLKEAERLQKQQEAERLKREKEAEILRQQQEAKQKEAERLQSQQEEAERLRQQQEAERLQKQREQEELENRQQEQQVTQTSTKLTQETDDLSSDKSLDYTLLRDFLKAGEWKEADKETLRVMLKVAGREEDGWLNSISIEKFPCTDLRTIDQLWVKYSNGRFGFSVQKRIWESVGEDYEQFGDRVGWRKGMFFNKALLTYNELTFSINAPQGHLPATPAILGFSLYRLVRFVGTQFSCLASRLVNCYRLKAYTKL, from the coding sequence ATGGCTAAGAAGATAGCACTACTAATTGGAGTCAGTCAGTACGGCGAAGGTATCCCTTCTCTCTCAGCAGCACTCAATGATGTAGCAGCTATGGAGCGAGTTTTGCAAAACCCCAACCTGGGAGGTTTTGAGCAAGTTGAACGGCTGCTGAATCCTGATGCGATCGCTATGCGAACGGCAATTGAAAAGCTGTTTAAAGAAGCGAGTAGAGATGACTTAGTATTATTCTTCTTTTCTGGTCATGGTATTACTAATGATGAAGGTCATCTCTATTTAACAACTCGAAATACAGTTAAAGATTATTTTAAATCTACTTCTGTAGACGCAAATTTTATCCAACAAGAATCAAAAAATTGTCGCGCTAAACGGCAAGTTTTAATTTTAGATGCTTGCTACAGTGGTGCTTTTGCCCAAGGTTGGCGAGCAAAAAGTGTTGGTGTGAATCTCAGACAGCAACTAGGCGCAGAAGGGCGAGTTGTTCTGACATCTTCCAGTGCAACTCAACAATCTTTTGAGCAGGAAGGCTCAACACTTTCGCTTTACACGCAATATCTAGTAGAGGGAATTGAAACTGGCGCAGCAGATAAAGACAACAGTGGTTCTATCTTTATCCATGAACTGCATGATTATGCCAAGGCAAAAGTTCAAGCAGCCAAGCCGAACATGACACCAAGCATCATTCTGGATAGGGAAGGCTTTAATATTATCATTGCCAATGCGCTAAAGAGTTCAGAGGCACAGTATCGCAAGCAGGTTGAAAAATATGCTCAAAATGGTGTGCTGAGTGAATTTGCCTACTTAATTTTAAAGCCAAAACGAACAACATTTGGACTTACAGATGAAACAGCAGAGCAAATAGAAACCGAAGTTTTAGAACCTTTTCATAGACGTTTAGCAAATATCGCACTTTACAAACAAGCTTTTGCCAAGGCTGTTGAGAAAAAATATCCCCTGGATGATCATACTCTGAAGATACTGAAAGATTACCAGCAGGATATTTTAGGATTAATGGATGAGGATGTAGTGCCGATTGAGTTAGAGATTACATCTGTTAGAGCAACGGAAGAGCAAAAATTAAAAGAAGCAGAAAGGTTACAAAAGCAACAAGAAGCTGAGAGACTAAAACGAGAAAAAGAAGCCGAAATATTACGACAACAACAGGAAGCAAAGCAAAAAGAAGCAGAAAGGCTGCAAAGTCAACAAGAAGAAGCCGAGAGACTACGACAACAGCAGGAAGCAGAAAGGTTACAAAAGCAACGAGAACAAGAAGAACTTGAGAACCGCCAACAAGAACAACAAGTTACACAAACAAGCACCAAACTAACTCAAGAAACTGATGATCTCAGTTCTGATAAAAGTCTAGACTATACACTGTTACGCGATTTTCTCAAAGCTGGCGAATGGAAAGAAGCAGATAAAGAAACACTTAGAGTAATGCTAAAAGTTGCTGGTCGAGAAGAAGATGGCTGGCTTAATAGCATTTCAATTGAAAAATTTCCCTGCACTGACTTACGCACCATTGACCAACTGTGGGTAAAATACAGCAATGGACGTTTTGGATTTAGTGTGCAGAAACGCATTTGGGAAAGTGTGGGAGAAGACTACGAACAGTTTGGCGATCGCGTCGGTTGGCGAAAAGGAATGTTCTTTAACAAAGCATTGCTCACCTACAATGAGCTAACTTTCTCCATCAATGCCCCCCAAGGGCATCTCCCTGCGACTCCAGCGATTCTTGGATTCTCGTTATACAGATTAGTTCGGTTCGTTGGTACTCAGTTCTCTTGTCTCGCGTCCAGACTTGTAAACTGCTACAGACTTAAGGCTTACACAAAATTATAA
- a CDS encoding molybdenum cofactor biosynthesis protein B — protein sequence MMQKPHPDTAAMTVTCAIVTVSDTRTPETDKSGQLIKQLLLGANHSIAAYTIIKDEPTQIQAQIESLGQNANLDAIIFNGGTGIAPRDTTYDAIEKLLEKTLPGFGEVFRFLSYQEIASRAIASRAVAGVYQNKLIFSLPGSSNAVRLGMEKLILPEIVHLVSQMRK from the coding sequence ATGATGCAAAAACCCCATCCAGATACAGCAGCAATGACAGTAACTTGCGCTATAGTTACCGTCAGCGACACCCGCACCCCAGAAACAGACAAAAGTGGACAACTAATCAAGCAATTATTGTTAGGTGCAAATCATAGCATTGCAGCCTACACAATCATTAAAGATGAGCCAACGCAGATTCAAGCACAGATAGAATCGCTGGGTCAAAATGCTAATTTAGACGCAATAATTTTCAATGGTGGTACAGGTATTGCACCCAGAGATACCACTTATGATGCTATTGAAAAATTATTAGAAAAAACTCTACCGGGATTCGGAGAGGTATTTAGATTTTTAAGTTATCAAGAAATTGCTTCCCGTGCGATCGCTTCTCGCGCCGTTGCTGGGGTTTACCAAAATAAATTAATCTTCTCTCTTCCTGGTTCTAGTAACGCTGTGCGATTAGGTATGGAAAAATTGATATTACCTGAAATCGTTCATTTAGTCAGCCAGATGCGGAAATAG
- a CDS encoding DUF5615 family PIN-like protein, with translation MKFLADMGISLRTIFWLRSGGHDVVHLRDEGLQRLPDNEILVKARTERRILLTVDLDFAQLLAVSGDNLPSVILFRLGNENYDVINERLTQVLRECQEYLEGGSIISVSNETFRVKRLPI, from the coding sequence ATGAAGTTCTTGGCAGATATGGGAATTTCACTACGCACTATATTTTGGTTGCGTAGTGGTGGTCATGATGTTGTGCATTTGCGCGATGAAGGTTTGCAAAGGCTACCAGATAACGAGATTTTAGTTAAAGCTCGTACAGAACGGAGAATTTTATTAACTGTAGATTTAGATTTTGCCCAGCTTTTAGCAGTTAGTGGAGATAATTTACCCAGTGTGATTTTATTTAGATTAGGAAATGAAAATTACGATGTAATTAATGAACGGTTGACACAAGTTTTGCGTGAATGTCAGGAATATTTAGAGGGTGGTTCAATTATTTCTGTGAGTAATGAAACTTTTCGGGTGAAGCGATTGCCGATATGA
- a CDS encoding DUF433 domain-containing protein — protein sequence MLNLSRITFDRNIMAGQACIRGMRIPVSLVVNLVANGKSIEEILEEYPDLEPEDIRESLLYAAWLTQEQVYPFKSA from the coding sequence ATGTTAAATCTGAGCAGAATTACATTTGACCGTAACATTATGGCAGGACAAGCTTGTATTCGTGGTATGCGGATTCCAGTTTCTCTTGTTGTTAATTTAGTAGCTAATGGCAAATCTATAGAGGAAATTTTAGAAGAATATCCAGATTTAGAACCAGAGGATATCCGTGAATCTCTACTTTACGCAGCATGGTTGACTCAAGAGCAAGTTTATCCCTTCAAAAGTGCGTAA